The genomic stretch GTGCAGATCCTGATCGCGGTCGACGGTGTGGTGCGGGGCAGGGAAGTGGCGGCGCTGCACTATTGCGAGCCGGAAGTGACGCTGGCCGGCGGCATCTATATCGATGTCGCGCCGACCGGCGCCCATGTCGACGGCAATCTGGTTTCAGCCAAGGGCTGGCCTGGCCTGTCCAACTTCATCCGCGAATGCCTGAAGGTGCTTGGCACCGAAATCCGCCATGGCGAAATCCTGATGCGCGACGAGCGCCAGGCCGCCTGAACAGGACTTTTGTTCCCCGCCGCCGCGCCACGGCGCGGCGGTCGTCGGGCTACATCGTCGCTCGCGCTTCGCGGAACGACACCAGCTTGCGGCGGTTCTCGTCCCACAATGCAAGTTTGACGCAGCGCAGGCTGTCGAGCAGCGTGACACGGCCGATGCCGCGCAGCTCCGGATAATCCCGCAGCACTTCCTGAAGCCGGTAGCCCGGCACCTTGGCGGAGAGGTGGTGGACGTGGTGGACGCCGATATTGCCGGTGAACCAGTTCAGCACCGGCGGCAGGTCATAATAGGACGAGCCGTGCAGCGCGGCATGCTGGAACTCCCAGTCGTCGTCCTTGGCCCATTCCGTCTCCTCGAACTGGTGCTGGACGTAGAACAGCCAGATGCCGGCGGAGCCGGCGAGAATGACGATCGGCAGATGGACGACCAGGAAAGCGCCGGGCCCGACGGCCCAGATAAGCAGCGCCGCCGCAACCGCGATGGCGAGGTTGGTGGTCATCGATGACACCCAGGGCGTCAGACCGCCGCGCATCATGCCGATGGGCAGTCTTTGCGAGAAGATGAACAGCCAGATCGGCCCAAGGCCGAACATCACCAGGGGATGGCGATAAAGGCGATAGGCGAGGCGCCCGCGCCAGGACAATTGCCGGTACTCGGCAACGGTCAAGGTCGTGATGTCACCCATGCCGCGTTCGTCGAGATTGCCGGCGCTGGCATGATGGGTCGCGTGGGCGCGCCGCCAGCAATCGTAGGGCGTCAGTGTCAGGACGCCGAGCGCCCGGCCGATCCAGTCGTCGGCGTAGCGGTTGGCGAAGAAGGAGCCATGGCCGCAATCGTGCTGGATCATGAAGATGCGTACCAGGAACCCGGCCGCCGGAAGGATCAGGATCAGCCC from Mesorhizobium sp. 113-3-3 encodes the following:
- a CDS encoding fatty acid desaturase, with translation MNMISPDAAANSKRAWLKILARYKKPDRRRSAVELAITLIPFATLWALSSAAYSYGHWWGLILILPAAGFLVRIFMIQHDCGHGSFFANRYADDWIGRALGVLTLTPYDCWRRAHATHHASAGNLDERGMGDITTLTVAEYRQLSWRGRLAYRLYRHPLVMFGLGPIWLFIFSQRLPIGMMRGGLTPWVSSMTTNLAIAVAAALLIWAVGPGAFLVVHLPIVILAGSAGIWLFYVQHQFEETEWAKDDDWEFQHAALHGSSYYDLPPVLNWFTGNIGVHHVHHLSAKVPGYRLQEVLRDYPELRGIGRVTLLDSLRCVKLALWDENRRKLVSFREARATM